A genome region from Crossiella equi includes the following:
- a CDS encoding asparaginase, with protein sequence MGKLVVMATGGTISSTPTEAGLAAGLSGRAVLASLPAPAPLPVEVVDVFTVDSSAITLSQQINLLHQVRAALADPNVCGVVVTHGTDTMEETAFLLDLHHDDPRPVVFTGSQLPLGDPGSDAPGNLADAFAVARTARDRGVLIVFGGTVHAARGTVKHHTLHPDAYRDPSNEPLGRIVDGEVLLGPPTPRPAPLPVPELVEPPRVDILTHHTGGDAVLLRASVTAGARGIVLAGAGAGNVNPEVAEAVREATRAGVLVAVTSRTAAGPVLPIYTSATELGRAGAVFTGTLRAAQARIAVVSALLAGAPERLAELLAA encoded by the coding sequence ATGGGCAAGCTTGTGGTGATGGCCACCGGCGGCACGATCTCCAGCACCCCCACCGAGGCGGGCCTGGCCGCCGGGTTGTCCGGGCGGGCGGTGCTGGCCTCGCTGCCCGCGCCCGCGCCGCTGCCGGTCGAGGTGGTGGACGTCTTCACCGTGGACAGCTCCGCCATCACGCTCTCGCAGCAGATCAACCTCCTGCACCAGGTGCGCGCGGCCCTGGCCGACCCGAACGTGTGCGGGGTTGTGGTCACCCACGGCACCGACACCATGGAGGAGACGGCGTTCCTGCTCGACCTCCACCACGACGACCCGCGCCCGGTGGTCTTCACCGGTTCGCAGCTGCCCCTGGGCGACCCCGGCTCGGACGCGCCCGGCAACCTCGCCGACGCCTTCGCCGTGGCCCGCACCGCCCGCGACCGGGGCGTGCTGATCGTCTTCGGCGGCACCGTGCACGCCGCCCGCGGCACGGTCAAGCACCACACCCTGCACCCCGACGCCTACCGCGACCCGAGCAACGAGCCCCTGGGCCGCATCGTCGACGGCGAGGTCCTCCTCGGCCCGCCCACCCCGCGCCCCGCGCCGCTGCCCGTGCCGGAGCTGGTCGAACCGCCCCGCGTGGACATCCTCACCCACCACACCGGCGGCGACGCGGTGCTGCTGCGCGCCTCGGTGACCGCGGGCGCGCGCGGGATCGTGCTGGCCGGGGCCGGGGCGGGCAACGTCAACCCCGAGGTCGCCGAGGCGGTGCGCGAGGCCACCCGGGCCGGGGTGCTGGTCGCGGTGACGAGCCGGACCGCGGCCGGGCCCGTGCTGCCGATCTACACCTCGGCCACCGAGCTCGGCCGGGCGGGAGCGGTGTTCACCGGCACGCTGCGCGCCGCGCAGGCCCGGATCGCCGTGGTCAGCGCACTGCTGGCGGGGGCGCCGGAGCGGCTGGCCGAGTTGCTGGCGGCCTGA
- a CDS encoding serine/threonine-protein kinase has translation MTETAGDPRPDLLGGRYRIGDLIGRGGMGAVWAASDEVLHRSVAIKEVLAPNWASEDEKASLCERTQREARAAARISHPNVVTVFDVVEEDGRPWIVMENVASRSLSKVIDEDGPMTPRRVATIGEQILGALAAAHEHGILHRDVKPGNVLICEDDRAVLTDFGIASVDGDSSLTVSGVLVGAPGYIAPERARGLDFGPESDLWALAATLYAAVEGKAPFDRTGVLPTLTAVLTEEPDPMVLAGPLTPVLDTMLRKEPGDRLTAAQFQDALHRIAVSPDGSADVTMAVATQRVARTAPPRNPVDPTRTQIQRIVPAAAAGTPWWQRRRGKFAMATGAALLAGAAVTAAVMMLPPKNETGGGPGPRGEVPVNVPQDSTTNTTRSSRPQQPSSVPSSTSETPTSSETTSSTAPSTTTTTTTTTAPTTTTTTSKTTTSAPTTTTAAVQSSANSGGSGGEGG, from the coding sequence ATGACTGAGACCGCGGGTGACCCGCGACCCGATCTGCTGGGCGGCCGATACCGCATCGGTGACCTGATCGGGCGTGGTGGCATGGGCGCGGTCTGGGCCGCCAGCGACGAGGTGCTGCACCGCTCGGTCGCCATCAAGGAGGTCCTCGCGCCGAACTGGGCCAGCGAGGACGAGAAGGCCTCGCTGTGCGAGCGCACCCAGCGCGAGGCCCGGGCGGCGGCCCGCATCAGCCACCCCAACGTGGTCACCGTCTTCGACGTGGTCGAGGAGGACGGCCGCCCCTGGATCGTCATGGAGAACGTGGCGTCCAGGTCGCTGTCCAAGGTCATCGACGAGGACGGCCCGATGACCCCGCGCCGGGTCGCCACCATCGGCGAGCAGATCCTGGGCGCGCTGGCCGCGGCGCACGAGCACGGCATCCTGCACCGCGACGTCAAACCGGGCAACGTGCTGATCTGCGAGGACGACCGGGCGGTGCTCACCGATTTCGGCATCGCCTCGGTGGACGGCGACTCCTCCCTCACCGTCTCCGGTGTCCTGGTCGGCGCCCCGGGCTACATCGCCCCGGAACGCGCCCGGGGCCTGGACTTCGGCCCGGAGTCGGACCTGTGGGCGCTGGCCGCCACCCTGTACGCGGCTGTCGAGGGCAAGGCCCCGTTCGACCGCACCGGCGTGCTGCCCACCCTGACCGCGGTCCTGACCGAGGAGCCGGACCCGATGGTCCTGGCGGGTCCGCTGACCCCGGTCCTGGACACCATGCTGCGCAAGGAACCCGGCGACCGCCTGACCGCCGCCCAGTTCCAGGACGCCCTGCACCGCATCGCGGTCAGCCCGGACGGCTCGGCCGACGTCACGATGGCGGTGGCCACCCAGCGCGTGGCCCGGACAGCGCCGCCCCGCAACCCGGTCGACCCGACCCGCACCCAGATCCAGCGCATCGTCCCGGCCGCCGCCGCGGGCACCCCGTGGTGGCAGCGCCGCCGGGGCAAGTTCGCCATGGCGACGGGCGCGGCCCTGCTGGCCGGTGCCGCGGTCACGGCCGCGGTGATGATGTTGCCGCCCAAGAACGAGACCGGCGGTGGCCCGGGCCCGCGCGGCGAGGTCCCGGTGAACGTGCCGCAGGACTCGACCACGAACACCACGCGCTCCAGCCGCCCGCAGCAGCCGAGCAGCGTGCCGTCGAGCACGAGCGAGACGCCGACCTCCTCGGAGACCACGAGCAGCACGGCGCCGTCGACCACCACCACGACCACGACGACCACGGCGCCGACCACGACCACCACGACGTCGAAGACCACGACCAGCGCGCCGACGACCACGACGGCGGCCGTGCAGAGCAGCGCCAACTCCGGCGGCAGCGGCGGCGAGGGCGGCTGA
- a CDS encoding MBL fold metallo-hydrolase: MTAAAEIPYTTGLHEIASGVHAWLAPDGGWGLSNAGLVCGDGASFLVDTLYDLRLTRTMLDAMAPVTAAHPITAALNTHANGDHCYGNELLAPEVRIHAVTATAHDMAHDAPPPVMAELMSAEAAEELGPELATWLRKAFGAYEFAGITQRQPDVLFDEALTLEVGGRAVQLRNLGPAHTEGDAIAWVPDAGVVFTGDLLFIGGAPIIWAGPVASWVRACDELLALSPELVVPGHGPVTDGEGIRAVRGYLGHVQELARESHSRGLSWMEAALRADLGEYAGLSESERIAPNLHHAYRELDPSLPPLDPTAALAAMARWDAERGGGGSGTRRNATPPPASSD, from the coding sequence GTGACTGCGGCAGCGGAGATCCCGTACACCACGGGACTGCACGAGATCGCCTCCGGCGTGCACGCCTGGCTCGCGCCGGACGGCGGCTGGGGCCTGAGCAACGCCGGCCTGGTGTGCGGTGACGGCGCCTCCTTCCTCGTCGACACCCTCTACGACCTGCGACTCACCCGCACCATGCTGGACGCGATGGCGCCGGTGACCGCCGCGCACCCGATCACCGCCGCGCTGAACACCCACGCCAACGGCGACCACTGCTACGGCAACGAGCTGCTCGCGCCGGAGGTCCGCATCCACGCGGTCACCGCGACCGCGCACGACATGGCCCACGACGCCCCGCCGCCGGTGATGGCCGAGCTGATGTCGGCCGAGGCCGCCGAGGAGCTCGGTCCGGAACTCGCCACCTGGTTGCGCAAGGCCTTCGGTGCCTACGAGTTCGCCGGGATCACCCAGCGGCAGCCGGACGTGCTCTTCGACGAGGCGCTGACGCTGGAGGTCGGCGGGCGGGCGGTGCAGCTGCGCAACCTCGGGCCCGCGCACACCGAGGGTGACGCGATCGCCTGGGTGCCCGACGCGGGGGTGGTCTTCACCGGCGACCTGCTCTTCATCGGCGGCGCGCCCATCATCTGGGCCGGTCCGGTGGCCAGCTGGGTGCGCGCCTGCGACGAGCTGCTGGCCTTGTCCCCAGAACTGGTGGTCCCCGGTCACGGGCCGGTCACCGACGGCGAGGGCATCCGGGCGGTGCGCGGTTACCTCGGTCACGTCCAGGAGCTCGCACGGGAGAGCCATTCCCGTGGCCTGTCGTGGATGGAGGCCGCGCTGCGGGCTGACCTGGGGGAGTACGCGGGGCTCAGCGAATCCGAGCGCATCGCCCCGAACCTGCACCACGCCTACCGCGAGCTGGACCCGTCGCTGCCGCCGCTGGACCCGACCGCCGCGCTCGCCGCGATGGCGCGCTGGGACGCGGAACGGGGCGGCGGCGGCTCGGGCACTCGGCGCAACGCGACACCGCCACCCGCGTCAAGCGACTAG
- a CDS encoding glycoside hydrolase family 16 protein codes for MSSRTFRLRAVLAAALAVVSVSMSLPAASAAPAGWVQVWADEFNQPQGTGPDRNKWKMEIGNGGDGWGNKELQYYTDRTNNAVVDQAGNLVLIAWREQMGNCWNGPCQYTSARMTTQGKFERAYGRFEARMKLPYGQGIWPAFWMLGSDIGSAGWPNCGEIDIMENIGREPYTVHGTIHGPGYSGAGGIGAAKNSPDGRPYTDGFHNFAIEWSPTDIKWFVDGQLYQQRTAADLRGNRWVFDHNFFMILNLAVGGNWPGNPDGSTVFPQHLVVDWVRVFEWR; via the coding sequence ATGTCATCGAGGACATTCCGCCTGCGCGCCGTGTTGGCTGCCGCACTGGCCGTGGTCAGCGTGTCCATGTCCCTGCCCGCGGCCTCCGCGGCGCCCGCCGGGTGGGTGCAGGTGTGGGCCGACGAGTTCAACCAGCCGCAGGGCACCGGTCCGGACCGCAACAAGTGGAAGATGGAGATCGGCAACGGCGGCGACGGCTGGGGCAACAAGGAGCTCCAGTACTACACCGACCGCACCAACAACGCCGTGGTCGACCAAGCGGGCAACCTGGTGCTCATCGCCTGGCGCGAGCAGATGGGCAACTGCTGGAACGGCCCCTGCCAGTACACCTCGGCCCGCATGACCACCCAGGGCAAGTTCGAGCGGGCCTACGGCCGGTTCGAGGCGCGGATGAAGCTGCCGTACGGGCAGGGCATCTGGCCCGCGTTCTGGATGCTGGGCAGCGACATCGGCAGCGCGGGCTGGCCGAACTGCGGCGAGATCGACATCATGGAGAACATCGGCCGCGAGCCCTACACCGTGCACGGCACGATCCACGGCCCCGGCTACTCCGGTGCGGGCGGCATCGGCGCCGCGAAGAACTCCCCCGACGGCCGCCCCTACACCGACGGCTTCCACAACTTCGCCATCGAGTGGTCGCCCACCGACATCAAGTGGTTCGTAGACGGCCAGCTGTACCAGCAGCGCACCGCGGCCGACCTGCGCGGCAACCGCTGGGTGTTCGACCACAACTTCTTCATGATCCTCAACCTCGCGGTGGGCGGAAACTGGCCGGGCAACCCGGACGGCAGCACGGTGTTCCCGCAGCACCTGGTGGTGGACTGGGTCCGCGTGTTCGAGTGGCGCTGA